GTGTTGCCAGAGATTTTCACACCTCTTAGGGCCAGGAACCTGGGGCCCTCTAAAGTGGGAATGCAGAGTCCACACCCAGGTGGCAGAGGGAAGTGCGGGACTGCACTATAGGCGGTTCCCTAGGTGAGGAGATTCAGTCTCCTGCCAGGTGTGGGGACGCGGGGCCTTCCTCCAGATGACTTACTTAGAGACCTCTCCCAGATACAGAGGGGTGGTTTCCTCAGATGTGGAAATGCAGAGGCCTTGGCCTTTCTCGGATGTGGGGTGTACAACCCTTCCAGGTGTAGAAGGTGCAAGAAATCCCTACCAGAGGTTAGGCCtcgcccccaccccatcccctctCCTGGGAAGGATCCAGGGCCAGCTACTCCTTCAGCCCTCCTCCCGCCCCGCGCCGGCACGAGAGGCGCGCTGGTCCCCACCCCAGCGCATCACCAATGGTGCGGGAACCGGGGCTCGGCCAGCCAATTGAGTGGCGGCAGCGGCGCTGGGATGGCTCCGCCCCCGGGCCGCAGGACGCCTGCCTCCCAGGAGGCGGGGCTCTTCGCCGTTTTTGCTGGCCGCCGAGCCAGGCCGAGCCCAGCCGAACGTAGCCGAGCCCAGCCGAGCCCAGCCGAACGCAGCCGAGCCCAGCCGAACACCGCGCagctcccgccgccgccgcccgagCGCTGCCGAGCGAGCGAGCGCCGCGGCCGCGGAGGAGGTGCGGCCCCAAGGGGAGGAGGTGCCCGCTCGCCGCAGACCGCCCGCGGCAGAGGCCGCCCCGGTCGCGCCGCGGCGGGAGCGGCCGGCAGAGGCTGCGCGGCCGAGGGGGAGGGCCGGGGTAGCGGACGTCGCCTCTGCTGGTCTCCCACCTCCCGCCGCCCCCCGCCCGCAGGCTCCCGAGCCTTAGTCGGCGCCGAGCATCCCGCTGCCCCGGACCCTCCCGCGGGCGCGCACCAGGCTCAACTCAGGTAAGAAGGGCCTCCCGCCACGGGCACGGGGGCCAAGAACACGCGACCCGAAGATGGagataaagagacagagacacactgCCGCGGAGAGAGACGAACACAAAGACAGAGACACAGGAACCACCGAAAAGACCCCAcggagaaggggagagggacaCGTCCATGGGAACAGAGGGGGATACAGcctggaagagagagacagagacacagagactgaTGCAgagatacacagagacacactgGTAGAGAAATGAGACATAGAGGAGACACACTCAGAGATGGGGACACACGGAGaggcagccacacacacacagaggtgggTGTGCAGAGGCACAGGCACACATCCAACGGAGGGACAGTGagacaccagacacacacacatctgaCCCAGAGAGGCAGCCCCACATAGAGGCACATAGCCCTGGAAGCACAGAGCCTGAACATGCCTGCCAGGGCCTCCACAAAGTTCCCTCTGTGCAAGCTGGCGCCTCTGGAGGTCTCCTGGTCGGGCTGGCTGGAGTCCTGGAAGAGAGGAGGCGCCCAGGCCACAACAGAGCTGCTTACAACCCCATCCTTTTGGGCCGGGGGCTGCCTGgatcccacccacccaccaagaGAGGGCTTTTGAGGGCTGCAAGCTTGGTGGGCAGGACCAGGGCATGCCCACCAGGTCTAAGGAGAATGAGATGACGGCCGCCTACTTCAGCTTCCCCACGCTGGCTACACACTCATTCAGGTGCCCAGAACGAGGCCTGCGGATGGGGGTGATGGCTCTGTGGGGTATTTGAGCCTGTTGGGACCCAAGGTCTTTCACCAGGGAGGCCAGAAATGTGGGAGGGAGGCTCTCTTCCCTACCTCTCTCCTCCTAGGCCTCACCCCACCctccctcctcaccaccctctcCTTTACTGTGTACCCCCAACAGGCTCAGGACTGCAGGTAGACATCTCCACTGCCCAGGAATCACTGAGCGTGCAGACAGCACAGCCTCCTCTGAAGGCCGGCCATACCAGAGTCCTGCCTCGGCATGGGCCTCACCATTGAGGCAGCTCCACTGTCTGTGCTGGTCTGAGGGTGCTGCCTGTCATGGGGGCAGCCATCTCCCAGGGGGCCCTCATCGCCATCGTCTGCAACGGTCTCGTGGgcttcttgctgctgctgctctgggtCATCCTCTGCTGGGCCTGCCATTCTCGCTCTGCCGACGTTGACTCTCTCTCTGAATCCAGTCCCAACTCCAGCCCTGGCCCCTGTCCTGAGAAGGCCCCACCACCCCAGAAGCCCAGCCATGAAGGCAGCTACCTGCTGCAGCCCTGAAGGCCCCTGGCCTAGCCTGGAGCCCAGGACCTAAGTCCACCTCACCTAGAGCCTGGAATTAGGATCCCAGAGTTCAGCCAGCCTGGGGTCCAGAACTCAAGAGTCCGCCTGCTTGGAGCTGGACCCAGTGGCCCAGAGTCTAGCCAGCTTGGCTCCAATAGGAGCTCAGTGGCCCTAAGGAGatgggcctggggtgggggcttATGAGTTGGTGCTAGAGCCAGGGCCATCTGGACTATGCTCCATCCCAAGGGCCAAGGATCAGGGGCCGGGTCCACTCTTTCCCTAGGCTGAGCACCTCTAGGCCCTCTAGGTTGGGGAAGCAAACTGGAACCCATGGCAATAATAGGAGGGTGTCCAGGCTGGGCCCCTCCCCTGGTCCTCCCAGTGTTTGCTGGATAATAAATGGAACTATGGCTCTACCCTgagattttcttctcttcctgagGGCCCCATGGTAGCACGATTAAAGGTGTGGGGTGGGTTTCTACACAGGTTTATTTGTGCAAAGTTAGAGAGGGGTAATGGTGGTTGAAGACCAAGTCCTGGGGTAAGGTGCTGGGACCTTAAGGAACAGAATAAGAAGGGAAGATGCTGGGACCTGATCAGGAGTGAGGTCACATGCTGGGTGCTAAGGCTGGGCTGGGTACCAGGGTCAAGCCCTAGGAGTACTGGATTCAAGCGATGGGACAGAGACTGAGGCCAACCTCTCAGGTCTTAGTTTTCACTTCCCTCACCAGGTTCAGCAGTTTGTCCAGTTTCGCAATCTCCACAGCTGGACCCTTCTGCACCTCCTGCCCCTTCTTTTCCTGGGGAGAGGGAAAGTATACATGAGGGAGGAATGGTGGGCCCCCCCTCTCTGGGTCCCAGCACCACCTCCTCTGCCCACCCTGTCCAGCTGTGCCCTACCCCTCCCCTGCCCAGTAAATTCTGGATCCCTGCCTCCCCTCTCCCTGACACGATCATTCCCCAACTCAGGTTAGGTGACACAGGGGCTCAGCTGACAGCCTGCAAAAAGGAGTCCAGCTCTGGCTTGAACCTCAGATGGACATggggtcttgatgcttgtggggGTGGGAAAAGGCATCCATTCCCTGACCCTCAGGGGAACAACCTTCCAGGCCAGGGAAATCCAGCTCTGCAAAGGCGGGGGCTGACTGCTGGCACCATCCTTACCATGGGAAGGTCCCTGGCCGAGACCTATCAAGGAGCTAATGGGTATGTGtttggggagggaggggctgtgGACAGAGCCTCAGGGGCCCGGCCCTCACCTAGTCCTCTAACCTGATGCCTTCAGGTCAGGTTGGCAGTGGGTGCTATTTGGGGCAAGACCTGCTGTGTCAGACATACCCAGGGTTGGGAAGAGTGTCAAGAGACCCATAAGGGCAGAGGGAATAGTCCATGTGACTCCAGGTGTCATTGGATGACCCATCACCCTACCTGCAAAGCACTCTAATCCTTCCATTATAAGTTGGCCACTGGAGTGTGTATCACCCACAGGTCCCGAGAACTCCTTGGCAGACCAGCACCAGTCCCACCCTCCCTGCTGTCCAGGCACGGGGATGAGGGCTATGCTGGGGCAGGCTGGGCAGTTGCCATTTCCCCATTTCCTGCCTTCGCTCTGCTCCTGGGCCCCCATCCTCTCAGCCACCTGTGCCCACTGCTCACTGACACCTACCCCAGCCTTGCCTTGGTCTGGCCAGGGCTGTAAAGGAGATGGGGGGGTGAGTGCAGGGCCAGTAGGCCCTTCCCTGGCTCCTTTTTGGCTGCTGACACCATGTGGAGCTCAGATTTCCCCCCGGTGTGACCCCATACCTGCTCCCAAATTTTCTCCCCTATCCCCTTGCAGTCAGTGCCTTTTGCCACGACCTAGCTCACCTCTATCCTCTCCAGGCGAGGACAAAaagctctttttctctcttcactcTCTCCTTCCTAAATTAAGCTTGGGTTCTCTTCTTGGCTTCACCCCGTTCCCCGGGAGTTAGGGGACCTGGTTTTAGTTCCAGCTCTGTCATTAACTCCctatatgactttgggcaaggaCTTtgcctttctgagcttcagtttcccatCTATCCTGTAGTTAGGGAAAGACAGTCTTTGGCCTTGGACACTTTGGGCTCTTGATACCCATCATGGGAGCTCCCTGGGCAGGGAGGTCCAGACCTCTGGGGAAGCCATTTGGAAAGGGCAGGGAGTCTGCAGCTCACAGAGGAAGGGCAGTAGGGATGCCCAGAGGATTTTGTTTTGCATGAATCACTTGGCTGATAGGGTCAGATGGCAATTTCACAGGAACCTCTAATCCACTCAAGTACCCACCAGCCCCCTCCTGTCCCTTCTCAGGTCCTCAGAGATGTAGGTCCCCAGATACACAGAGCCCAGCTCTCCCAGCCATGACTGACCCTTCTCTGAGGAGAACTGAAACTATGGGAGATGCTTACCTCCCTGGATCAGAGTGGGCAGGGCAGGCTCCCACCCCTGTCTACCGCCCTCATGGTGTCATGGCTGTACTCCTCCCCCAAAGAATGACCATCATCCCTCCTGGAGGGTTGTCCAACTCTGCCAGCTTCAACCTGGGTCTCTCTCCTCAGAAAATtaagaacacattttatttattccataaactgtgctgcctccttcctcctccttgagGCCAACTAGCTGGGCTCAGCAAAGAGATTCAGACCACGCCcgactccctccctcccctcaagcCCACCACAGCCTCTGGGCCACAGCTGCAGGCGCTTAGCAGCCTTTTGAGTATTTATAGCCAAgtccaccccctcccccagctgGCTACAATTACAGGGCCAGCCACACTCCCAGCCCTTGCCTCCCTGGCCATGGTGGGGAACAGGCCAAGCCAGCACCAGAGGGATGGTGCAGCAGTCCCTTCCTTGGTAGGAGCACAGTGCAGGGAAGTCAGTAGTCGAAAGACACAGGCCCTGCCACTGCCTCAAACTGCAGTAAATGCCTCAAATTGCCAGGAGGGTTGGTCATCAGGGCAAGCTGGCCCAGTCCTGATCCTGGCCCAGAACCTGGCAGAAAGCAAAGAGCCATCTCTACTCTTAGCACACAAATGGGCAGCACTGGGCTCTGGGTTCTTGGGCTCAGGATTCTAAGGCCCGGGCTGCAAAGCCCGGGTTCGTAAGTCTGGGTCTGAACTCAGATCTAGACTTTAAGGTCATCACTCTGGGCTCCAGACCTCTATTTGGGGCCCTCGGCCTCTGGGCAGGGTCTCCTGATCATTGGAGACCCTAGAAACAGGAACCAGAGCTCAGAAGGAGGGCTGCATAGCTGCTGACCTAGTTACTCTCCTTGCGGctcatttccttcctctctgtgtAGACCCACAGCTCCCAGCTCAGGGACCACTGGGGCTGAAGCCCTGTGAAAGCCCAGCCAATGAGGCAGTGGCTCAGCCCCAAGCCCCCTGCCTGGGTGACCTGTCCTACCCACAGCATTTCCACTGGGAAGAAATCAATGATACCTCCACATTTGCCTCTGCAGGCTTCAGATCCACCTGCTCACTGGATGTCTCCACCTGGGAGAGTCACCTGGGGCCCCACAGGTAACTCAAATGCAGCATGTCAAACTGCTATTTTCTCACAAACCTCCTGCTTCTTCTGTGAGCCTCATTCAGGCAATGACACCATCCTTACCCTTGGTCTCCCAAGTCAGAAACTGGGCGGTCACCCTGGCTTCTCCCTTCTGTCATCCCCACCCTCCTGGAGACTTTACCTCTTGCAGCAGCTCAAAGTCCCAGAGCCTGTACCTTTGGCATCTTGCGCAAATTGGGTGAGAGCTTGAGGCAGATGATGTGCCCACGGTCATCGCCCACAATGATGATGGGGTGGATGGGATTGAACTGCACGTGGGTGAGCCTGTTCTTTTTGGCCGCCACAGGCTGGTTGCAGATGGCCTCATACTTGTTGATGGCTAAGTCAAATATGTGGGCCTGTGGAGAGGTTGGTGTCAACACACTCAGGGGTAATGAGGCCTGTCTTCCACCTGAGAGGAATGAGTCCCTGGACTTTCTGGGGAAAGACTGTAGAAGGCTAATGGCTAGCACACTGGAgctggaggtggagggagggggaatTTTGTGTCTCCATGTTTTTCCTATGGTTGAAAGAGTGAGAATAAAAAAGTTTAGGAGAAATTTTATATCTATGGAGAATTAACAATAATAGCAGCTataggctgggcggggtggctcactgatgcctgtaatcccagaactttgggaggccaaggtgggagaatcactggaggtcaggagtttgagaccaggctggccaacatggtgaaaccctgtctctaccaaaaatacaaaaaattagatgggcctggtggtgcatgcctgtagtcccagctactagggaggctgagatgggagaatcacttgaacctgggaggcggaggttacagtgagccaagatagagccactgtactccagcctgggcaagagtgagatcttgtctcaaaaaaaaagaaaagaaaagaaaagaaaatagcagctaccatttgttgagcacttactatgtactagACTCTGGGCAAGCACATCATATGGTTGCATCACCTCATTATGCTCT
The nucleotide sequence above comes from Pongo pygmaeus isolate AG05252 chromosome 13, NHGRI_mPonPyg2-v2.0_pri, whole genome shotgun sequence. Encoded proteins:
- the ENHO gene encoding adropin, with the protein product MGAAISQGALIAIVCNGLVGFLLLLLWVILCWACHSRSADVDSLSESSPNSSPGPCPEKAPPPQKPSHEGSYLLQP